The uncultured Acidilobus sp. JCHS genomic sequence GGGATACTGGTTACGAGCTCCGCGGAGCCGCATATTGTTGCGAGGGAGGCCCCAAGAAGGCTAGGTCTAATACAAGGCCGTTTCCTCAGGGAGAGCGCTCAGAGACGTAGGCAGTACGCCGAATAGACTTGGAGCTGGCTTGTTTAGAGGGAGGACGGTCTTTAACTACTATACTACTTGTAATACCATAGGGCTCTGTTGCATATGTAAACACTGTTGAAACTATATAGGAAATATAGGTTATGTACGTCTATCTAAATTGTATACGTAGAGCTTAAAAATCCGTTCATAGCACTTAGCGCGGCTGGTATGCATGGCTAAGGGTCTCTCAACAGCGGCCTACGCGATCATAGCCGTTGTCGTCATAGCCGCGATAGCGGGAGCGGCATGGTACGTGATGCGGTCCAAAGGGGGCTCAAGCGCTCCCAGTACCACGACGACACGAACTTCCATAACTAGCTCAACTGGCAAGACAACGTCAACCTCAACGCCTGCAGGCACTCCTGCCTCCTCCATTTCTGCCTCCATAGTCGCAGGCGGCTCCACCTTCGTCATGCCGCAGATGAACTCCTGGATCCAGGACTTCGAGAAGGTCTACCCCAACATCCAGGTAACGTACAACGGGGTGGGCAGTGGGGCTGGCATCAGCAACTTCCGCCAGGGCGCTTACGACATAGGGGCCACAGACGCGCCAATACCGAGCAACCTTTACGCCAATATAAGCCAGGCCAAGGGCGGGATCATAGAAATCCCAGACATCGTTGGGGCAGAGGGCATAATTTACAACATACCGGGGTTCAACCAGAGCAAGTACGGCCCGCTCAACCTAACCGCTGACGTCCTGGCCAAGATCTACCTGGGCCAGATACAGTACTGGGACGACCCTGCAATCCAGCAGCTGAACCCACACTTCAAGTTCCCGCACCAGCCCATAATTGTAGTTCACAGGTCTGACGCGAGCGGGACCACTTACGTGTTCACCCTGTGGCTCTACAAGTCCTCCAGCGCCTGGAGGAGCTCTGGGGTGGGCTATGGCTTCACCGTGAACTGGCCCGTCGACCAGACGGGAAGGGGCCTGGGCGGCAAGGGCAACCCAGGGGTCACCGAGCTCGTGAAGAGCAACGCGTACTCGATAGGCTACGTTGAGTTCCAGTACGCCATTGCAAATAACATAACCATGGCCTCCGTCCAGAACCCTTCCACAGGCCAGTTCCTTCAGCCCACGACCCAGACCGTGCTCAGTGCCGTTTCGTCAGTGAACCTGAACTCCCTGCCGAGCCCGACCTCAGACATAAGCAGCATGACGGACCTACTCCTTAACGTCAACGCCAGTGGCGCCTATCCCATAGTGACCTTCTCATACCTGGTGATCCAGAAGAACTACAGCGACTTCAACAAGGCCGCGGCAATCTACATCTTCCTGCACTGGGTCTACACGCAGGGGATGAACCAGAGCGTGATACTAACGGGTTACCTTCCGCTGCCCAGTAACGTCAGGCAGTACGTGCTTAACGCACTGAACCAGATTACATACAACGGGCAACCAGTGTACACGCTGCTAAGTGGTGTTCAATGAACGCGAAGCGGGCTAAACTGGAAAAGTCATATCTGTTTTTCCTCCCCGGCGCCTTAGCGTTAACTATAATAGTAATTTCACTTTTTGTTTTCCTGTTTGTCAACGCTCTTCCCGCGTTTCACTATGCAGGGAAGTATGTTCCTGAGTTCCTGCCTGCGATTTATGGAACTGCCATTGTGACCACGGTGGCCGTGCTGCTCGCTATACCCCTCTCCATAGGCCTCGCTATCTTCATAGCGGAGCTGTCGCCGAAGGCCGTCAGGGACGTCCTAATAAACATTAGCGACCTGATGGCAGCCTTTCCGACGGTCGTCTACGGGCTCTGGGGCCTTACAGAGCTGGGACCCTTCCTCAAGTCCACGCTCTTCGCTTTCCTCAACCGCTACCTGGGGTTCCTGCCTGTCTTCTCTGGAACACCGACAGGGGTGAGCTACCTGTTGGCCTCGATGGTTCTGGCAGTCATGATATCCCCGTTCGCCTCGTCTCTTATAAGAGAGATTTATCTGCAGGTCCCCAGGAGCTTGGATGAAGGCATCTACGCCCTGGGCCTTGGGAGGTGGGAAGTGGTAAGGATCAGGCTGGGCTTCATCAAGAGGGGCATCGTAGGCGCCCTGGCCCTCGCGTTCGGGAGGGCCGTAGGGGAGACGGTAGCAGTCGCAATGACCGTCGGAGGGGTTGTGGCCATCAACAAGAGCCTGCTCTCCCCTGGGATAACGATTCCCGCGTATATAGCTAACCTGTTCGGTGAGGCGTTTTCAACTGTCGATGTAGCATCGTTCTTCATGCTATCCCTCATACTGCTCGGCATCGGGACGGCCTTCTTAGCGGCGGCCAGATTGTTCATAGTCTCAGAGCAGAGGGAGGTGAGGACCTACGGCAAGGCTTAAGGACGCGCTGCTCTGGACGGCGGCGCTGGGATCTACGCTACTTCTGTTCACGCCGTTCCTCTGGATAATCGGAGACGTAATAGTGCGAGGTGCTTCCGTAGTGATAGAGCAGGGGGCAAAGTTCTTCACTGCACCCCCTCCGACCACGGACCTCGGCCTCGGCGGGATAGGCACCGTCCTTCAGGGCTCGCTTGTCTTAGTGGCAACCGCCCTGGCCTTCGCGGCCCCGATAAGCGTCCTGGCAGGGGTCTTCATAGCATTCTACCCTAACTCTTTCACGGCGAGGCTGGCGCGCCAGCTGGCTGAAGTCGTCGTGGAGTTCCCAACTATAGTAATAGGCCTGTCAGTCTTCGGGCTCTTCATAGTGGACCTTCACTGGGGCCTGAGCGCGCTGACGGGCGCAATAGCCCTGGCTGTTGTCATTATGCCCTACATGACCATACAGATATCCGAAGCCTTGAGGGTCCCCAGGGCGATGTTCGAGGAAACACTTTACGCGTTGGGAATGAGCAGGCTGAGGACCATGCTGTTCGTGATGTCCGCTGGGAGAAGGGGCCTCCTCACGGGACTGCTCATAGGCATGGCTAAGGGGTTCGGCGAGACCGCCGCCTTGCTGTTCACGGTAACGACGTCCTTTAACCTGTTCTTCACATCCTTTAACAGGCCAGTGAGCGCCATACCTGTGTTGATATATTTCTACGGCCTGGCGCCCTACGAGAACTGGAGGGAAGTGGCCTGGGGGGCGGCCTTCGTCCTAACGGTCCTGGTTCTCGCCCTTTTCTCCCTAGTAAGGGTACTGGCTAGGGGAGGGATGAGCAGATGAGCGGGCACTGCGCGTTCAGAATAGAGAGGCTCAACGTGTGGCTCGACTCCAAGCACGTGCTCAAGGACGTCTCGGACGTTATCATTCCCAGGAACGTCGTGTTCTCGATAATGGGACCCTCGGGGAGCGGGAAGTCAACGCTCCTGAAGACTCTTAACAGGCTCGTGGAGACCTACCCGAACGCCAGGGTCGAGGGGAAGGTGCTGTTCATGGGGGAGGACATCTTTTCCATGGACCCCGTCAAGCTGAGGAGGAGGGTCGGCTACGTGTTCCAGCAGCCCAACCCGTTCCCACACATGAGCATCTACGACAACATAGCCTATCCCGTGAAGGCCCTGGGGCTGGCTAAGAGCAAGAGGGAGATCGACGATATAGTGAAGGACTCCCTAGTGAAGGCCAACCTCTACGATGAGGTCAAGGACCGTCTGCACGCCAAGGCTTCCGCCCTTTCAGGAGGTCAGCAGCAGAGGCTAGTGATAGCGAGGGCCCTGGCCCTTCGGCCCTCAGTTCTCCTTATGGATGAGCCGACATCGATGATAGACGTGGTCGGCGCTAGGAAGATAGAGGAGCTGATACTGCAGCTCAAGAAGGAGATGACCGTGGTTGTTGCGACCCACACGCCCCAGATGGCAAGGAGGATATCGGACTACGTTCTCTTCCTCTATGACGGCAGGGTGGTCGAGTGGGGTCCCAAGGAAGTAATGCTCGAGGCGCCAGAAAACGATCTCACCAAGATGTACGTAGCCGGACGCTTTGGGTGAGACCACCTTCTACCCCTTTACCGTGCTGACTAGCTCTTAGGCTTTGAAACTAATCTAGGTGATCAGTCTGATCGACCTTCCTATCACAAAATCCGTGAGCCCTCCTTTTGAGGACGCTTCAGACGCTCAGCCTTAGCCCCCTAATAGTGAGGGTCCTCGCAGTCTCACGGGCTGAGGCCCTTCCTCTCCTCGTCTTAGTTCCCTGGCGGCTCTGGAGACTTTGGCTGTCACTGAGGTCCTCAGCGTCCTTAGCTATCTCGACCGACTCCTTGACTTCAGTGGCGCGGTCGTGGTGAGGGGAGGGCCAAGAGCCTGGACGTACTTGAGGAGAGGCGAGACATAATATAGGAATTAAATTAAAGGCAACGCTGTTAGGTCCTCTTGCAGACTGAGGAGATAGTAACGCTGCTGAGGCCCTCACGATCAGGCCTCAGCTGCACCCCCTCTTGCACCTGTAGACCTTGGTGTTGCCCTTCATGGCCTCCTCAAGGTAGCCGAGGCGCACGAGCTTATCGAGCCTCCTGTATAAGGGGCTCTTGGGTATGTTGGTCTCATTCATCACCTGGGAGGCGGTGGCCTCCCCTCCGAGCCTTGATATCGCTGACAGTATGGCCCTGTCCCTGTCGTCGAGGGCCTCGGCCGGCCCCGCCCCTCCCCTCCTACGTAATACAGCCGCGGCGGCCCCTGCGACAGCTCCGACAACGACGATCGCCACCACTATAGGTATGAAGTAGGACGTTATCGGCGTGGGCTTGACGCTGGTCGTGGTGGTTGGGCTCGTGGCGGTGCTAGTAGAGGAGATAGTCGTGATAGGCGTCGTGGTGGGCGGTGAGATCATGTACTC encodes the following:
- a CDS encoding phosphate ABC transporter, phosphate-binding protein, with protein sequence MPQMNSWIQDFEKVYPNIQVTYNGVGSGAGISNFRQGAYDIGATDAPIPSNLYANISQAKGGIIEIPDIVGAEGIIYNIPGFNQSKYGPLNLTADVLAKIYLGQIQYWDDPAIQQLNPHFKFPHQPIIVVHRSDASGTTYVFTLWLYKSSSAWRSSGVGYGFTVNWPVDQTGRGLGGKGNPGVTELVKSNAYSIGYVEFQYAIANNITMASVQNPSTGQFLQPTTQTVLSAVSSVNLNSLPSPTSDISSMTDLLLNVNASGAYPIVTFSYLVIQKNYSDFNKAAAIYIFLHWVYTQGMNQSVILTGYLPLPSNVRQYVLNALNQITYNGQPVYTLLSGVQ
- a CDS encoding ABC-type phosphate transport system, permease component, which translates into the protein MTTVAVLLAIPLSIGLAIFIAELSPKAVRDVLINISDLMAAFPTVVYGLWGLTELGPFLKSTLFAFLNRYLGFLPVFSGTPTGVSYLLASMVLAVMISPFASSLIREIYLQVPRSLDEGIYALGLGRWEVVRIRLGFIKRGIVGALALAFGRAVGETVAVAMTVGGVVAINKSLLSPGITIPAYIANLFGEAFSTVDVASFFMLSLILLGIGTAFLAAARLFIVSEQREVRTYGKA
- a CDS encoding ABC-type phosphate transport system, permease component, whose product is MIEQGAKFFTAPPPTTDLGLGGIGTVLQGSLVLVATALAFAAPISVLAGVFIAFYPNSFTARLARQLAEVVVEFPTIVIGLSVFGLFIVDLHWGLSALTGAIALAVVIMPYMTIQISEALRVPRAMFEETLYALGMSRLRTMLFVMSAGRRGLLTGLLIGMAKGFGETAALLFTVTTSFNLFFTSFNRPVSAIPVLIYFYGLAPYENWREVAWGAAFVLTVLVLALFSLVRVLARGGMSR
- a CDS encoding ABC-type phosphate transport system, ATPase component translates to MSGHCAFRIERLNVWLDSKHVLKDVSDVIIPRNVVFSIMGPSGSGKSTLLKTLNRLVETYPNARVEGKVLFMGEDIFSMDPVKLRRRVGYVFQQPNPFPHMSIYDNIAYPVKALGLAKSKREIDDIVKDSLVKANLYDEVKDRLHAKASALSGGQQQRLVIARALALRPSVLLMDEPTSMIDVVGARKIEELILQLKKEMTVVVATHTPQMARRISDYVLFLYDGRVVEWGPKEVMLEAPENDLTKMYVAGRFG